One Brachyspira pilosicoli P43/6/78 genomic window carries:
- a CDS encoding ArsR/SmtB family transcription factor, producing MKNYKKDASVFKAFCDENRLQILDMLKEGEICACKILEKLNIVQSTLSHHMKILLDAKIVNGRKDGKWTHYSINKQGFEDAKKILNSYGENLNKSKTSKKIKCKCD from the coding sequence ATGAAAAATTATAAAAAAGATGCATCTGTTTTTAAAGCTTTTTGTGATGAGAACAGACTTCAAATATTAGATATGCTTAAAGAAGGGGAGATATGTGCCTGTAAAATTTTAGAAAAATTAAACATAGTTCAGTCAACATTATCTCATCATATGAAAATACTTTTAGATGCCAAAATAGTAAACGGCAGAAAAGATGGCAAATGGACTCATTATAGTATAAATAAACAAGGCTTTGAAGATGCAAAAAAGATTCTTAACTCTTATGGAGAGAATTTAAATAAATCAAAAACTAGTAAGAAAATAAAATGCAAATGTGATTAA